Proteins encoded together in one Mastomys coucha isolate ucsf_1 unplaced genomic scaffold, UCSF_Mcou_1 pScaffold16, whole genome shotgun sequence window:
- the LOC116092994 gene encoding transcriptional regulator ATRX-like isoform X2: protein MTSGNSPPEGPVETSFPPCVLHQCAGSEDIFENLEIPMGAQSSPDYQGDGNNGTELELKNSPLKLKTSSKYSRRNIKSKITAKLSKELYVKLTPISLCNYPRKGADCQEVLQEKDVSKSSSPAPFSEKCGAKEESNEDEQLAENNVPILLEEADLQRSLQVKTKHSSQQVEAKSSISNSDKESNETVKEKQKLSVLVRKKNKQNSATAVDTPTLCKVPKTKQARIVDQSSDSDEMLAVFTELSQMGLSSLDTSSNQIQIIHKIPIGRNTNANRKWKGPTSSSDFGIKKGNPSKISIFSMNKYQNYSESSNSDSDLRREVKNMSKIRTDRVAKKSVLYKNKHDVSKDQKQSEIAVDSKMLDRVNTTHEGPSDDTERSQGRNFFSTAEDPVKKRKNVMELADTLCKRQLRSISLTSTEKPSWREENVKSLEVKTVAKTKKIKHMKIKTCKIVKSGLFAVADKYPRKEQSDESSEEDKQQRIKGTEVQRKKTAYLMEETDKMREQCESSSDGIKSFLEREENVYFLKGIKQNENTIDGVKKGKIIKNKGKEKSPGSGEKLPGKRDRFDSSEDKKNMHRVYGREKKKCSSLENSSRKRPECLSTDNEDNLFKGECCDSPTKRLKTIELRERRNLNSKINVKETQSGLSSSDAEESSEDSKKQKKQRKSAQKQTGNAKEKKQNSLVTISKWMPADITSSSPDNGEDDYSSVSEGRRDEQKIKPLTENVMLPSQIRFCQSSRDDVLPRSVPFIEVNDDSDSDPENRIAKKMLLEEIRASLFMDEDSSSNDES, encoded by the exons ATGACTTCTGGGAACAGTCCCCCAGAGGGACCAGTGGAAACATCTTTTCCACCGTGTGTCCTGCATCAATGTGCAG GTTCAGAAGATATTTTTGAGAACCTTGAGATTCCTATGGGAGCTCAGAGTTCACCTGATTATCAAGGAGATGGCAACAATGGGACTGAGCTGGAACTGAAGAACTCAcctctaaaattaaaaacttcttcAAAATACAGCAGAAGAAATATTAAGTCAAAAATTACAGCAAAATTAAGCAAAGAATTATATGTTAAACTCACTCCAATTTCCCTTTGCAATTACCCAAGAAAAGGTGCTGACTGTCAGGAAGTTCTACAAGAGAAAGATGTCAGTAAGAGTTCTAGTCCAGCCCCCTTTTCAGAGAAATGTGGAGCTAAAGAAGAAAGTAATGAGGATGAACAATTGGCTGAAAATAATGTTCCAATACTCTTAGAAGAAGCTGATCTTCAAAGATCTCTACAAGTGAAAACCAAGCACTCGAGTCAACAGGTGGAAGCCAAATCTTCCAtatcaaattcagataaagaaagtaatgaaacagttaaagagaaacaaaagctgTCAGTTCTggtaagaaaaaagaataagcaaaatTCTGCTACTGCTGTTGATACCCCTACACTTTGTAAAGTGCCCAAAACTAAACAAGCAAGGATTGTTGATCAAAGTTCAGATTCTGATGAAATGCTAGCAGTCTTCACAGAGTTAAGCCAGATGGGTCTCTCTTCTTTAGACACCAGCAGTAATCAAATACAGATAATTCATAAAATTCCAATAGGAAGAAATACTAATGCAAATAGGAAATGGAAAGGTCCTACTTCCAGCTCAGATTTTGGtattaaaaaaggaaatccaTCTAAAATTTCTATATTCTCTatgaataaatatcaaaattacTCTGAGTCTTCAAATAGTGACTCAGATTTACGAAGAGAAGTAAAGAACATGAGTAAAATCAGGACTGACAGAGTAGCcaaaaaaagtgttttatataaaaataagcatgATGTTTCTAAAGATCAAAAACAGAGCGAAATAGCAGTGGATAGTAAAATGCTAGACAGGGTGAACACTACACATGAGGGACCATCTGATGACACTGAAAGGAGTCagggaaggaatttcttttctacaGCAGAAGATCCAGTCAAGAAACGCAAGAATGTGATGGAATTGGCAGATACACTCTGTAAGAGACAACTGCGAAGTATTTCCTTGACTAGTACAGAAAAGCCTTCTTGGAGAGAGGAGAATGTAAAGTCTCTTGAAGTTAAAACAGTTGCTAAAACTAAAAAGAttaaacatatgaaaataaaaacatgtaaaattgTGAAAAGTGGTTTATTTGCTGTTGCTGATAAATATCCAAGGAAAGAGCAAAGTGATGAATCTTCAGAAGAGGATAAGCAGCAGAGAATAAAGGGAACTgaagtacaaagaaagaaaactgcataCTTGATGGAAGAAACAGACAAGATGAGAGAACAATGTGAGTCTTCATCAGATGGTATCAAGAGTTTccttgaaagagaagaaaatgtttatttccttaaaggaataaaacaaaatgagaacaCAATTGATGGAGTAAAGaaaggtaaaataataaaaaataaaggtaagGAAAAGTCACCTGGTAGTGGTGAGAAGTTGCCAGGGAAAAGAGATAGGTTTGACTcatcagaagataaaaagaatatGCATAGAGTTTAtggtagagagaagaaaaaatgcaGTTCTTTGGAAAATAGTTCAAGGAAGAGGCCAGAGTGCTTGTCAACTGATAATGAAGATAATTTGTTCAAAGGAGAGTGTTGTGATTCTCCCACTAAGAGACTAAAAACAATTGAgctgagagaaaggagaaatttaaattCAAAGATAAATGTCAAGGAAACACAAAGTGGTTTATCATCTTCTGATGCTGAAGAAAGTTCAGAAGatagcaaaaagcaaaagaaacaaagaaagtcagCCCAGAAGCAGACAGGCAATGccaaggagaaaaaacaaaactccttaGTAACAATTTCTAAATGGATGCCAGCAGACATCACTTCTTCATCTCCGGATAATGGAGAAGATGATTACTCTTCTGTAAGtgagggaagaagagatgaaCAGAAGATAAAGCCTTTAACTGAAAATGTAATGCTGCCTTCTCAAATTAGATTTTGTCAGTCTTCAAGAGATGATGTGTTGCCTAGATCAGTGCCTTTCATAGAAGTTAATGATGACAGTGACAGTGATCCTGAGAATAGAATTGCTAAGAAAATGCTTTTAGAAGAAATTAGAGCAAGTCTTTTCATGGATGAGGACAGTTCTTCAAATGATGAATcataa
- the LOC116092994 gene encoding transcriptional regulator ATRX-like isoform X1 — protein sequence MTSGNSPPEGPVETSFPPCVLHQCAGKFNTSGNNSDMMKNSKEGETKASEKSVALRVSQSKRKPSTVTQYVESSNEKPMAENIHVKATHGNSENNTFMPNSPKVTVVEQPYPLLNEDRNDFNGTEFRSKSKTKMDSFNKHSFRYNGAVSCTACGQQVNHFLKGSLYRHPSLKVLICRNCFKYYMSGNISCDSDGLDEQCRWCAEGGNLICCDFCHNAFCKKCIRYNLGRKELSTIMEEKNQWHCYICDPAPLLKLVTACDRIFESLEQLLQKNNKREVVSEKSSNRTHTFSAKKNNFSYNGEKTKLVESCSGSVVCTYSALIVSKKMLKKTKKLIDTTSNTNSSYINFLKQAADNSEMTSVMKLYKLKSFQSVLAAIKKAHLALEDDLNSEIQALDAVSKKSCTKELKIRNTKLETKIYKRGKSCPSEEKSALKLDARQTIKNTVSEHFPVEKQEVNNNGDQKGLSREDGPQYNWTNASENLDMDIVHVYSSGSEDIFENLEIPMGAQSSPDYQGDGNNGTELELKNSPLKLKTSSKYSRRNIKSKITAKLSKELYVKLTPISLCNYPRKGADCQEVLQEKDVSKSSSPAPFSEKCGAKEESNEDEQLAENNVPILLEEADLQRSLQVKTKHSSQQVEAKSSISNSDKESNETVKEKQKLSVLVRKKNKQNSATAVDTPTLCKVPKTKQARIVDQSSDSDEMLAVFTELSQMGLSSLDTSSNQIQIIHKIPIGRNTNANRKWKGPTSSSDFGIKKGNPSKISIFSMNKYQNYSESSNSDSDLRREVKNMSKIRTDRVAKKSVLYKNKHDVSKDQKQSEIAVDSKMLDRVNTTHEGPSDDTERSQGRNFFSTAEDPVKKRKNVMELADTLCKRQLRSISLTSTEKPSWREENVKSLEVKTVAKTKKIKHMKIKTCKIVKSGLFAVADKYPRKEQSDESSEEDKQQRIKGTEVQRKKTAYLMEETDKMREQCESSSDGIKSFLEREENVYFLKGIKQNENTIDGVKKGKIIKNKGKEKSPGSGEKLPGKRDRFDSSEDKKNMHRVYGREKKKCSSLENSSRKRPECLSTDNEDNLFKGECCDSPTKRLKTIELRERRNLNSKINVKETQSGLSSSDAEESSEDSKKQKKQRKSAQKQTGNAKEKKQNSLVTISKWMPADITSSSPDNGEDDYSSVSEGRRDEQKIKPLTENVMLPSQIRFCQSSRDDVLPRSVPFIEVNDDSDSDPENRIAKKMLLEEIRASLFMDEDSSSNDES from the coding sequence ATGACTTCTGGGAACAGTCCCCCAGAGGGACCAGTGGAAACATCTTTTCCACCGTGTGTCCTGCATCAATGTGCAGGTAAATTCAATACTTCTGGAAATAATTCTGATATGATGAAAAATAGCAAGGAAGGGGAAACTAAAGCCTCAGAAAAGTCTGTAGCATTGAGAGTGTCACAATCGAAGAGGAAACCTTCAACTGTGACACAATATGTAGAATCCAGTAACGAAAAACCTATGGCAGAGAATATACATGTAAAAGCTACTCACGGGAATTctgaaaataatacttttatgCCAAATTCACCAAAAGTTACAGTGGTCGAACAACCGTACCCATTGCTGAATGAAGACAGAAATGATTTTAACGGGACTGAGTTTAGAAGCAAAAGTAAAACGAAAATGGACAGCTTTAATAAACACAGCTTCAGATATAATGGGGCCGTGAGCTGTACGGCTTGTGGACAACAGGTCAATCATTTTCTAAAAGGTTCCTTGTATAGACACCCTTCCCTGAAAGTCCTTATCTGTAGGAACTGCTTTAAGTATTACATGAGTGGTAATATTAGCTGCGACTCCGATGGTCTGGATGAACAATGTAGGTGGTGTGCCGAAGGTGGGAACTTGATTTGTTGCGACTTTTGCCATAATGCCTTCTGTAAGAAATGCATCCGGTACAACCTTGGTCGGAAAGAGTTATCTAcaataatggaagaaaaaaatcaatggcaTTGCTACATTTGTGACCCAGCACCTCTACTAAAGTTGGTCACTGCATGTGACAGAATATTTGAGAGTTTAGAACAGTTGTtgcaaaaaaataataagagagaAGTTGTCAGTGAAAAAAGTAGTAACCGTACACATACATTTTCAGCAAAGAAGAATAATTTCAGTTAtaatggagaaaaaacaaaattagttgAGTCGTGCTCTGGTTCTGTAGTCTGCACTTACTCAGCACTAATAGTATCCAAAAAGATGCTTAAGAAGACAAAAAAACTGATTGACACAACATCTAACACAAACTCTAGTTATATTAACTTTCTAAAGCAGGCAGCAGATAATTCAGAAATGACTTCTGTTATGAAGTTATATAAGCTTAAGTCTTTTCAATCTGTGTTAGCTGCTATCAAAAAGGCTCATCTTGCATTAGAAGAtgacttgaattcagagattcaaGCTTTGGATGCTGTAAGCAAAAAGAGTTGTACCAAAGAGCTTAAAATCAGAAATACTAAACTGGAAACAAAAATTTACAAAAGGGGGAAATCCTGTCCTTCTGAAGAGAAAAGTGCTTTAAAGCTGGATGCTAGACAAACAATAAAGAACACAGTCAGTGAGCACTTCCCAGTAGAGAAACAGGAAGTAAATAACAATGGTGACCAGAAGGGATTGAGTAGGGAAGATGGGCCTCAATACAATTGGACTAATGCTTCTGAAAACTTAGACATGGATATTGTGCATGTTTATTCTTCAGGTTCAGAAGATATTTTTGAGAACCTTGAGATTCCTATGGGAGCTCAGAGTTCACCTGATTATCAAGGAGATGGCAACAATGGGACTGAGCTGGAACTGAAGAACTCAcctctaaaattaaaaacttcttcAAAATACAGCAGAAGAAATATTAAGTCAAAAATTACAGCAAAATTAAGCAAAGAATTATATGTTAAACTCACTCCAATTTCCCTTTGCAATTACCCAAGAAAAGGTGCTGACTGTCAGGAAGTTCTACAAGAGAAAGATGTCAGTAAGAGTTCTAGTCCAGCCCCCTTTTCAGAGAAATGTGGAGCTAAAGAAGAAAGTAATGAGGATGAACAATTGGCTGAAAATAATGTTCCAATACTCTTAGAAGAAGCTGATCTTCAAAGATCTCTACAAGTGAAAACCAAGCACTCGAGTCAACAGGTGGAAGCCAAATCTTCCAtatcaaattcagataaagaaagtaatgaaacagttaaagagaaacaaaagctgTCAGTTCTggtaagaaaaaagaataagcaaaatTCTGCTACTGCTGTTGATACCCCTACACTTTGTAAAGTGCCCAAAACTAAACAAGCAAGGATTGTTGATCAAAGTTCAGATTCTGATGAAATGCTAGCAGTCTTCACAGAGTTAAGCCAGATGGGTCTCTCTTCTTTAGACACCAGCAGTAATCAAATACAGATAATTCATAAAATTCCAATAGGAAGAAATACTAATGCAAATAGGAAATGGAAAGGTCCTACTTCCAGCTCAGATTTTGGtattaaaaaaggaaatccaTCTAAAATTTCTATATTCTCTatgaataaatatcaaaattacTCTGAGTCTTCAAATAGTGACTCAGATTTACGAAGAGAAGTAAAGAACATGAGTAAAATCAGGACTGACAGAGTAGCcaaaaaaagtgttttatataaaaataagcatgATGTTTCTAAAGATCAAAAACAGAGCGAAATAGCAGTGGATAGTAAAATGCTAGACAGGGTGAACACTACACATGAGGGACCATCTGATGACACTGAAAGGAGTCagggaaggaatttcttttctacaGCAGAAGATCCAGTCAAGAAACGCAAGAATGTGATGGAATTGGCAGATACACTCTGTAAGAGACAACTGCGAAGTATTTCCTTGACTAGTACAGAAAAGCCTTCTTGGAGAGAGGAGAATGTAAAGTCTCTTGAAGTTAAAACAGTTGCTAAAACTAAAAAGAttaaacatatgaaaataaaaacatgtaaaattgTGAAAAGTGGTTTATTTGCTGTTGCTGATAAATATCCAAGGAAAGAGCAAAGTGATGAATCTTCAGAAGAGGATAAGCAGCAGAGAATAAAGGGAACTgaagtacaaagaaagaaaactgcataCTTGATGGAAGAAACAGACAAGATGAGAGAACAATGTGAGTCTTCATCAGATGGTATCAAGAGTTTccttgaaagagaagaaaatgtttatttccttaaaggaataaaacaaaatgagaacaCAATTGATGGAGTAAAGaaaggtaaaataataaaaaataaaggtaagGAAAAGTCACCTGGTAGTGGTGAGAAGTTGCCAGGGAAAAGAGATAGGTTTGACTcatcagaagataaaaagaatatGCATAGAGTTTAtggtagagagaagaaaaaatgcaGTTCTTTGGAAAATAGTTCAAGGAAGAGGCCAGAGTGCTTGTCAACTGATAATGAAGATAATTTGTTCAAAGGAGAGTGTTGTGATTCTCCCACTAAGAGACTAAAAACAATTGAgctgagagaaaggagaaatttaaattCAAAGATAAATGTCAAGGAAACACAAAGTGGTTTATCATCTTCTGATGCTGAAGAAAGTTCAGAAGatagcaaaaagcaaaagaaacaaagaaagtcagCCCAGAAGCAGACAGGCAATGccaaggagaaaaaacaaaactccttaGTAACAATTTCTAAATGGATGCCAGCAGACATCACTTCTTCATCTCCGGATAATGGAGAAGATGATTACTCTTCTGTAAGtgagggaagaagagatgaaCAGAAGATAAAGCCTTTAACTGAAAATGTAATGCTGCCTTCTCAAATTAGATTTTGTCAGTCTTCAAGAGATGATGTGTTGCCTAGATCAGTGCCTTTCATAGAAGTTAATGATGACAGTGACAGTGATCCTGAGAATAGAATTGCTAAGAAAATGCTTTTAGAAGAAATTAGAGCAAGTCTTTTCATGGATGAGGACAGTTCTTCAAATGATGAATcataa